The sequence below is a genomic window from Bacteroidales bacterium.
GGGATATAGTAAATGCATTTAATGATCTAAATAATTATATTATAAAAGAAAAATTTAAAGGTTATGATCCAAATGATATTTTAAGTTCACCCTTCCCATTTAAAATATTTGGGAAATGGGCTCAAATAATTGCACCACAAATTCAAATCAGATTGCCATTTAATATTCGTCCATTTTGGGGTGTTAAAAAGAAAATAAATCCAAAAGGTATGGGTATTTTGTTGGGTGCATATTCCAAATTATATAGATTAAATCCGGTAAAGAGAACCAAAGAAAATATCGATATTATTTATAATTGGTTAGTTAATAATTATTCTCAGGGATATTCTGGGATCTGTTGGGGTTATCCATATATATGGGCCAGTCCTGATAAAATATTAAAACCTTATACGCCATCTATAGTTGCAACATCATTTGTTGCAGGTGGTATATTTGAATATTATAAAACATTTAAAGACTTAAAATCTATTTATGTTTTGCGGAAAATTTCAAAATTTATATTAAATGATTTAAAAGTCCATGAAGATAAAAAAGGTATTTGTTTTAGTTATACACCTATAAAGAACGATTGTTGTTTTAATGCTTCTATGTTAGGTGCAGAAGCTTTAATAAAATTATATTCGATTACAAAAGATTATCAATTGTTGGATATTTCAAAACAAGCTGTGGACTTTGTGGTATCTTATCAGCTTGATTCTGGTGCTTGGAATTATAGCATTAATCTTAAAAATCTTAGGCAAAGGAATCAAATGGATTTTCATCAAGGATACATATTAGATTCCCTTTTTTATTTTATTAAATATTCTGGGATAAAAAACGAAAAATATAAGACCTGTTTAAGTAAAGGTTTGGAATTTTACAAAGACAATCAATTTTATCCATCCGGACAATCTAAGTGGCGTTTTCCTGCAACCTATCCTATTGAGACACACCATCAAGCTCAGGGTGTTATAACTTTTGCCAAATTTTCAGAATTGTATCCTGAAACGATTTTTTTTTCTGAAAAAATCTTGAATTGGACTATTAGCAACATGAAGTCATCAAATGGATTTTATTATTTTCGCAAATATAAGTATTATACAGACAAAGTATCACTAATGAGATGGTCTCAATGCTTCATGTTGTTGGCTTTTGCTGAGTTCTTTCTTAATGTGAATAAAATTGAACCAGATAAATTAATTAATATATATGAAATTAAATAAACGTTTAGGTATTGAACTTCAATGAAAATATTAATAGAAATAAATCACCTAGCACATGTTCATTATTTTAAAAATTTTATTAAAATAATGGAATCAAAGATCCATGAATTCTTAATAATAGCGAAAAATAGAAATATTGTCCAAAGTTTATTAACTCAATATCAAATATCATATGTATTAAGGAATGAGTACCCAAAATCTTTAATAGACAAATTATTAAGAATTCCACTAACAGGTTTATTTGTTATTTGGCAAACATTAAAATCTAAACCAATGAAACTAGTCATAATTTATAGTAATTAAAATACCAATGAAAGAAAAAATTTGCACTAATTGTGTTTTAGACAACACAATTCCCGAGATAGAATTTGATAATAATGGTGTATGTAATTTTTGCGCTTTACATAAAAAATTTGAGGGAAAATTTCCTATAGGTGAAGAAGGAAAACAAAAATTAAATGAAATTATTCGTATAATAAAAAAGCGCGGAAAAAATAAAAAATACGATTGCATTGTGGGAATAAGCGGAGGAGTTGACAGTACCTATTGTGCATATTTGGCAAAAGAATGGGGCTTGCGTGTGCTAACGGTTCATCTTAATAATGGCTGGAACTCACCAGAAGCAGACCATAACATTAAAATGATTTCAGATAAATTAGACTTCGATTTAAGAATTGAAAAAGTAAATTGGGGAGAATTTAAGAATTTGCAAATTGCTTTTTTAAAAGCATCTGTATCAGACATTGAAATTCCAACAGATGTAGGAATATACGCTACTTTATATAAAGTTGCTGCCGAAGAAAATATTCCTTCAATAATTAATGGCCATTCATTCCGCCAAGAAGGTTCTCAACCAATATCCTGGACATATATGGATGGTAAATATATTTCAAGTGTATATAAAAAGTTTACCGGTAAAAGGTTAAAGTATTTTAATAATGTAAGAATAAAAGAAATGTTTTATTACTCCGTTATAAAGGGTATTAAAGAATTTAGACCATTAGAATATTTTGATTATGATAAACAAAAAGCAGGTAAACTTCTAAAAGAAAAACTCGATTGGAAAGATTATGGCGGTCATCATTTCGAATCTGTTTATACAAGATTTGTAGCTTCATATATTTTACCTACAAAATTCAATATCGATAAACGTAAAGTTTCTTTTTCTGCAAAAATACGTGATGGCAAAATAAGCAGAGACAAAGCTCTTGAACTATTAAATGATAATTTTTACTTACCTGAAAAAATAGAAAAAGATAAAAAGTTAGTTCTTGAGAAATTAGGTGTTTCTGAAAATGAATTTAATAAAATAATGGAAACACCTGTAAAATCTCATTTAGATTATCCTAATTATCACGG
It includes:
- a CDS encoding N-acetyl sugar amidotransferase — encoded protein: MKEKICTNCVLDNTIPEIEFDNNGVCNFCALHKKFEGKFPIGEEGKQKLNEIIRIIKKRGKNKKYDCIVGISGGVDSTYCAYLAKEWGLRVLTVHLNNGWNSPEADHNIKMISDKLDFDLRIEKVNWGEFKNLQIAFLKASVSDIEIPTDVGIYATLYKVAAEENIPSIINGHSFRQEGSQPISWTYMDGKYISSVYKKFTGKRLKYFNNVRIKEMFYYSVIKGIKEFRPLEYFDYDKQKAGKLLKEKLDWKDYGGHHFESVYTRFVASYILPTKFNIDKRKVSFSAKIRDGKISRDKALELLNDNFYLPEKIEKDKKLVLEKLGVSENEFNKIMETPVKSHLDYPNYHGLVKRFKLLIKLATKFGLVPVTFYEKYIK